The Pleurodeles waltl isolate 20211129_DDA chromosome 7, aPleWal1.hap1.20221129, whole genome shotgun sequence genome includes a region encoding these proteins:
- the LOC138246778 gene encoding olfactory receptor 5V1-like, producing the protein MKEENISSVEGFLIVGFSDLPQLQVPLFTAFCIIYLMTLAGNLLIMATIYSNSHLHTPMYFFLTNLSFLDISYTSVVFPHMLAHFFQKGTYISFSNCLLQAYFFMMMVSTEYLILSVMAYDRYVAICNPLHYMAIMNNAVCMQLAAGSWVVSFMVPIAHTALVSELSFCGSHTINHFFCDLTALLKISCNNTHRIETLTYILGATLLMMSFLSIIMSYINITASILKIKSKRGRHKAFHTCASHLTVVILFYGSLVSTYVRPTSTYSMKENKILSLSYIAVTPLCNPIIYTLKNTEFKSALRRTRNIL; encoded by the coding sequence ATGAAAGAAGAAAACATCAGCTCAGTGGAAGGCTTCCTGATTGTTGGATTTTCAGACCTTCCACAGTTGCAAGTTCCCCTTTTTACTGCATTTTGTATAATTTACCTAATGACTCTGGCAGGAAACCTACTTATTATGGCAACAATTTACAGTAACTCTCATCTTCATACACCAATGTATTTTTTCCTGACCAATTTGTCATTTTTGGACATCAGTTACACTTCTGTGGTCTTTCCACACATGTTGGCCCATTTTTTCCAGAAAGGTACGTATATTTCTTTCAGCAATTGCTTGCTGCAGGCATATTTTTTCATGATGATGGTGTCCACAGAATATCTTATCCTCTCAGTCATGGCTTATGATCGGTATGTTGCCATTTGTAATCCTTTACATTACATGGCCATCATGAATAATGCTGTGTGCATGCAACTTGCTGCTGGAAGCTGGGTTGTTAGTTTCATGGTTCCGATAGCACACACTGCACTAGTGTCTGAACTCTCTTTCTGTGGGTCCCACACCATCAACCACTTCTTCTGTGACCTGACAGCTTTGTTGAAGATTTCTTGCAATAATACTCACAGAATTGAGACACTTACCTATATTTTAGGAGCCACACTTTTAATGATGTCCTTTCTTTCAATCATAATGTCTTATATCAACATCACCGCCTCTATCttaaaaatcaaatcaaaaagGGGTAGGCACAAGGCCTTCCATACGTGTGCCTCTCACCTCACTGTGGTGATTTTATTCTATGGATCTCTTGTTTCTACATATGTGCGACCAACGTCTACATACTCAATGAAAGAAAACAAGATATTGTCTTTGTCGTATATTGCAGTCACTCCACTATGTAATCCCATTATTTACACCCTTAAAAATACAGAGTTCAAAAGTGCTCTAAGAAGGACCAGAAATATATTATAG